AAAGGAGAGCGGGAGCGGATCAGTCAGGCCTTTCATGTCTATGACCCGTATGTGTATGACCTGCTTTCGCTGACGCTGGAAGAAATCTTTATTTACGAAATGGGGGATGCAGGTTATGACGCGCAGCCGATTATTCTTTAACAGCAGCATTATCCGCCAGAACCTGCGCCAGTATGGCTGGATTGGAATTTTGTACACACTGGCGCTATTATTCATACTCCCGCTGCAACTGTTCATTAACGGTGACCGGCTTAAGGAGCCTGTCGTAATAGACGGACTATTCAATCTTGGCATGGACATTCCGGTAATCCTTATTCCTTTTCCGATCATCACCGGGTTGTTTCTGTCCCGTTATCTGCAGTCCAAAGGCTCCTCCGATCTGATTCACAGCCTCCCGCTGCGCCGCTCGCATCTGCTGTCTTCCTATACGCTGAGCGGTCTGCTTCTGCTTCTGCCGCCCATCTGGATTACAAGTGTGGTTACGATGCTGGTCCGCCCGCTGGAGGGCAATATGTATATCTATCACGGAGCGGAGGTCTGGCAGTGGTGCCTGACCCTTACTGTGCTGACCCTGTTCTTGTTTGCCTTCACTATTTTTGTGGGGATATGTGTGGGACAGACCGTACTGCAGGGAGTGGTGACCCTCATTCTGTTAGTCCTCCCTGCGGCAATTTTATTGTTTATAGATATGCATCTGAACAGATATTTGTATGGATACCCTGGTGGGATGGGGGCGCGGGCAGATATGACGGAATGGGCACCGATCCTGCGGATTGCAGATATGTCCTTCAAGCCTTTTGGCCAAACAGAGCTGTGGGTGTATGCTCTACTGTTTGCAGCCTTCTTAACGCTGTCCTTCGTGCTGTACCATAAGCGCCACAGTGAGAAGGCGGGACAGGCGATGGCCTTTACCTATTTCGATCCGCTGTTCAAAGCCGGGGTAATGCTCTGCAGTATGCTGCTTGCGCTCAGCTACTTCGGCAGTATCAAGCAGGGAACGGGCTGGATCATCGGCAGTGTCGTCGCCGGAGGAATTATCGGCTACATCGTAGTAGAGATGCTTCTCCGCAAAACCTGGCATATCCTGAACCGCAAGCTGCCGCTTGAATTGGCAGTATACAGCATCCTGCTTGGCTTGCTGCTCTATGTTCCTGTATCCGGCTTGACCGGATATGAGACTCGGGTTCCAACGAACGATAAGGTGAGTGCGGTATTCGCCGGAGGCAATTATGAAGACCTGATGCAACGCCCGTACAACGCTCCGAATACTGCACCTGCGGAGGAGGCTGATATCTATTCCAAGGACCCGAAATATATTGAAGCTGTAACCGCACTGCATCATGCTGCCGTAACGGCGAAGCCGGGACAGGACAATACTATGTGGGATTCTGTATATCTCTCTCGCCACCGTTTCACGCTATCATACCAGCTTAAGAGCGGAGGGATGCTGATGCGGACCTATATGGTTCCGTCAGCGGGCTTCGAGCCGGAGTTGAAGGCGGTCATGGGACATGTGGACTACAAACGTGTGCGATACCGGATATCCCAGATGAACAAGAACGCAGAGAGTATCCATATGAGTAATCTGGACAAGGCCTTCAGTATTTCTGATCCGCAGGAGGTGAAGGAGTTCAAGGACATCCTAATCCGTGAAGTGCTGAATATGTCCTACGAGGATCAGGTTTCGGATCAGCGGTCACGGGCGTCTATCCGCGTTATTCAAAAGCCGGATAAGTATGGAAATCATGCGTATTTCACTTATGACTGGTACCCGTCCTATCATGAATTGGGGGCTTGGCTGGAACAGAAGGGATATGCGGATAAAGTTCGGATTACCGCAGCGGACGTCCGGTCTGCCGAGATGTTCATAGATATGAATCACAGTAAGCTGCCACCCGGGCTGATGTATGATCCCGAGACCCGCCTGGAGTTAGCCCGCAGTGAGAAACGGGCGGTCATGGTCTCAGACAAGACGCTCATTAACGGTATTCTGGAGCATCGCCGCAATTACAACCGCAGAGAGGGAGCATATGCGGTGAAGATAGTATATAAGAATAATTCATCTAGTTATATTTCGCTGGATGAGCAGGAGATGTCTCCGGCGCTGAAGGCTCTTCTTCCTTAGTCAGTTTAATCTGTTGCAGTAACTAAACGCTCTATTCCCCCCGTTAACGGATGCAAATCCTGTGCGGGGGGATTTTTTTATGTTGCAGCGGGAAGCCAGTGTCGGTGCCATGTCAGCGCCATGTCAGTGCCAGCGTTATGTTCTCTGCTTCTGCTTCAGGTGTACCTGTGTCCATAGCATGGGTATATTAGATTAGGGTCTGCAAAATAATGCGGCCAGTGTAAGGAGGAACGAACATGGAAGAGGTACGGGATCATCTGGATCATGGACTCCAGATTGTCTTCATCGGGTTCAATCCCAGCATCCGCTCCGGCGAGTTGGGTCATCATTATGCCAATCCGCGCAATAACTTCTGGCGCATACTGCACAAGTCCGGGCTGACGCCGCGGTTATACGAGGCCTCCGAGGACGGGGAGCTGCTGAAGCTGGGATACGGCTTCACCAACATCGTTGCCCGCCCCACCGTAGGCGCTGAAGATATCACCCGGGAGGAGTACGCCAAGGGCCGTGAGCTCCTGCGGGATAAGCTGGAGGAGTACCGCCCGGAGATTGCCTGTTTTGTCGGCAAGGGCGTGTACACAGAGTTCAGCCGCAGGACTACAGCCGCCTGGGGCTTCCAGGAAGGCATCGCTCCCGTGGTGGACGGCGTCCGGGAGTTCGTCGCCCCTTCATCCAGCGGGCTGGTCCGCATGCCGATGCCGGAGATCATCGGCATTTACTCGCAGCTGCGTGACTTCACGCAGGAGCAGGAGCCTTGAGGCCGGAGAAACGCGTCAGATGGTTGCGTGGACTCGATGTATGCTAAAAACCGAACAAAATAGAGGCGTATGGGGGGCGCGGGCCCAATGTATATTAAAAACCGCATACAATGTGGAGGCGTGAGGGTGCGCGTGCCAAATGTATGTTGAAAACAGCACACAATGTACAGACGCGAGGGTGAGTGGGCCCAATGTATGTTAAAAACCGCATACAATAGGGGCGAATGGGGGTGTGCAGCCCAAATGTATGTTAAAAACAGCATACAATGTGGAAGCGTGAGGTTTGGTAGGTGGGGCCTAGGTTTTAAATCGTATCCCGCTTAAACAGCGGAGAGAACGGAACGATTGTGGAAAAGTGATAGCGTTCGCCTTTGTCTCCGGATTTTCACCGTTAAGGGGAATGAAAAAAATCTGGAGAGCACAGCGATTGTAACAACGGTCCGTTCGCGGAGCGTCCATCCAAGCGCCCACGTTAATCCTACTCGAACTAAAAGGCGTCCACCCCAGCGCCAAACTAAAAAGGCTGTCCCCGCAGCCATTTCATGACTTGTGGGAACAGCCCTTGTCATACATAGTAACTTCATTACGTCTGGATCAGCAGCAGGATGATGGACGACAGGGAGAGGCAGACGCTGGCCAGATAGAGTACGCCGACCACCTGTCTCTGGTTCAAGCCGGCCTTGAGCAGGCGGTAATGAACCTGAGTGGCGTCTGCCTGGTAGATGGCTTGTCCCTTCAGGAAGCGTCTGATGACGACGAAAATATTGTCGAAGATCGGTACGCCCAGCGCGAGAATCGGAATGAACAGCGATAATATCGTGGCCTGCTTGAAGGCGCCGTCCAGCGCAATCACCGCCAGGATGAAGCCTAGGAAGGTGGCGCCGGCATCGCCCATGAAGATTTTGGCCGGAGCCTTGTTGAAGCGCAAGTACGCCAGGGTAACCCCGATCAGCGAAACTGCCATGAAGGCTGAAGTGGATTGGCCCATGGTGAGTGCGACGACGAACAGGGTTACTGCCGAGATCGCTGTAAGTCCGCCGGCCAAACCGTCCATGCCGTCGGAGAAATTAATGACCGTAGTGACGCCGAAGATCCAGATGATCGTCAACAGGAACTGCAAAATGAACGGCAGTGAGATATAATCACCTGAGAACGGATTAATGAAGCCGGTAAACGCATTGCCGGAAAAGAACACCAGAACGGCGGCGGCAATCTGTACGATGAATTTGGGCAGAGCCGGGAAATCCTTGCCTTTGGTTTTGTACCAGTCATCGATGGTTCCTATAGTCAGCAGAAGCACACCGCCAATGAACAGGGCGAGCGTCTCCAGGTTGAATTCACGTGCGAAGAGCAGATATGTAATGAAAAAACCTACGAATATGGCATAGCTTGCCGTTAGCGGGATAGGCTCCCTATGGATTTTGCGTTCAACATCTTCCCTTGGCCTGTCCACGAAATCGAGCCGGAAAGCGAGCCTGGCCAGAGGAGGAATCAGCAGATAAACGATAAAAAATGACACAAGAAAAGCTAAACCGTATAAAATGACAATCACCCCGTTGATTTTTTTAAGGCCTATCCCAGATTATATCGCAGAAGGATGTATGTTGTCGAACTACATAAGCGAGATGGAGGAAATGATGAACTACGAATGTATCTTATTTGATGCCGATGATACACTGTTTGATTATGGAATGGCCGAGAGTCACGCCTTAAGCCATGCCTTCGCCCACTTCGGGCTGCCGACAGGCGCGCAGGAGTATGCGGCTAGCTACCAGGAGATTAACCACGCTTTATGGAAGGATTTTGAGCAAGGGAAGATCACCTCTGCCGCCCTGCGCGTGGAACGGTTCAACCGGCTGTTTGCCGCCCGTCAGCTCACGTTCAAGCCGGAGGAATTCAGTGAAGCATATCTGCGCTTTCTCGGGGAGGGTACCTTCCTGATTCAGGGGGCAGCCGAGCTCTGCGGCGAGCTTGCAGGGTGCAGGCTGGCAGTAATTACGAACGGAATCAGCGATGTGCAGCATTCCCGGATTAAGGGTTCCCCGCTCAGCGAGGTATTCGAGGCGGTAATTGTATCGGAGGAGACGGGCTATCAGAAGCCGGAGACCGGAATTTTTGATTATGCTTTTGCCAAGCTGAATCTGTCCGATAGACGCAAGGTGCTGATTGTCGGGGACTCCCTGACCTCGGATATCCGGGGCGGGAACAATTACGGCATCGATACATGCTGGTTCAATCCGCTGGGCAAGCCCGGTGATCCTGAGATAGTGCCTACCTATGAAATCCGCAGTCTGGACGAGCTGGTGGAGATCGTGAACCGCGAGTAAGCGGAATAAACGGCGGCAGGCAGGTTGAAAGTTTCGTTTTCGTGTTAAATATATAGGTACGCTAAGTTTATACTTTTTTAACAACAACATACGGGAGTGGATATTATGAGAAAAAAATGGCTGATTGCCGCGGTGGTCACAGGCATGACGGTAACAGGCTCGGCAGGGGTGTATGCGGGCACCAAGCTGGAGCAAATTAAGGCTTATCTGAACCATAGTCTGGGTATTGTGGTGGATGGTAATCCTTTTTGGATGAAGGACGGCAATGGCAAAACCCTGACGCCGATCACCTACGAGGGTCTCACCTACCTGCCGGTCCAGTCGATCGCTACGGTGCTGAAGGTGCCTATCAATTATGACTCGGTCAACTATAAAGTGAGAATTGGTGCCGGCAGCGCGGATATTCCTGCTCCGACTCCTGCTCCGGGAACCTCTACCGGCGGGGGGAAACCAACTCCTGCTCCTGTAGTGGAGGGAACGGCCAGACCGGTTAATCTGCCTAAGGATTTTCCGATTCCCCAGGATGCCCTGATTTCGATTACCCTGGATACGGATGCTGACGGTTTGAAGAAGGTAGCGTTCACTTATTCAACGCAGGAGACGCTGGACATCATGGGCTTCGTGTACAGTGAATATGCGCGGATTAAAAAGCTGGAGAATGCCTCAGAGTCGGTATCGGCCAGCAATGTCAAAATTTCAGGCAGACTTGGCGGGACAAGTCCTGTATCCATTACAGGCAAAGCCTCCACGGCCCGGCCCGGCTTCAACCTCTTCACGATCACCTGGTCGGAGAGCTGATCTGAGCCAGTAAGCCTAAGCTGTTATGCAGGCTTGGCTAACCCAAAAAGAAACTCCGGCTTGTACGACAGCCGGAGTTTCTTCATGTGCAATTTGCCAAGGCTATTTCGCCAGGGTGCTATAAGGTTAGTCCTGCGGGCGGGTATCCAGCGGCTTCAGGTGAGCCTCAATCTGTTCGCGCCTTGCTTCCAGGAACGGCGGCAGGGCCAGCGTCTCGCCCAGATGCTCGACCTCCTCATCCGTGGCGAATCCCGGTCCGTCGGTGGCCAGCTCGAACAGAATACCGTTCGGCTCCCGGAAGTACAGCGAGCGGAAGTAGAAGCGGTCTACAAAGCCCGAGTTCGGGAGCTGTACGCTGCGGATGCGTTCAATCCACTGCTTCAGCTCCTCTTCGTTGTCGACGCGGAAGGCTACATGATGTACGCCGCCCCGTCCCAGGCGCTCCTGCGGAAGATCGCTGCGTTCCTCCAGATGGATCTCCGTGCCGGAGCCGCCTTCACCGGTCTCGAACACGATAATATCCGGCTGGCCCGCCACCGGAGATGGATAACTTCCTGCGCGGCGGAAGCCTAGCAGGTCCTCCAGAATCAGGGCCGTATGCTCCGCGGTCTCGACAGTCAGATGTGCCGGTCCCAGTCCGACAATCGCATACTCGGCAGGAACCGGGCTCTTGGCCCATGGCTTGCCGCCGGGCATGCCCTCGTTATGTTCATCCGAGACGAGGATAAGGCGCTGGCCCTCATGGTCGGTGAAGGCCAGTGTCTTGCGGCCGCCGCGTTCGGTGATTTCCTCATGCTCTACGCCGAACACCGTGAAGCGCTGTGTCCAGAAGAGCAGAGCATCGTCCCCGGGAACGCGCAGGGAGAGCGCGGAGATGCTGTTATTGCCATCGCGGTTGCGCCCTGCGTTAGGCAACTCGAAGAAGGTAAGCTCCGTACCGGGATTCCCGGTCTCATCCCCGTAGAACAGGTGATAGACGGATACGTCATCCTGGTTGACGGTCTTCTTGATCAAGCGGAGTCCGAGCACTTCGGTATAGAATTTGTAGTTCTCCGGCGCTTTGGCGGTAATGGCAGATACATGGTGAAGCCCTTTTAGTGTTAAACTCATGGGAATACCTCCTGAGATATGGGTTGATTGTTATATATAAAAATTACTTATTAATATTAAGTTACTATAATTTTAATAGTAAATGAGTAATTTTGCAAGGTGTATTTCAAGGTCTATTTCAAGCTGGTATTTATTATTCAGGAAAGCGGGGTTAATCATGCATACCAGATCAAGTCTGATGAAGCAGCTGGAGGGGATGGGAGTCGATCCGCAGGGGACACTGCTGGTCCATTCCTCGCTCAAAAGCATCGGTGAAGTGGAAGGAGGAGCGGATACCGTACTGGATGTTCTCTCAGAATATATGAAGGAGGGGCTGCTGGTCCTGCCCACCCATACCTGGTCTTATATTGACGGGCAGAATCCGCGCTTCTCGGTGCTGGAGTCACCCGTCTGCGTGGGCATTCTGCCGGAGTTGTTCCGGAAGCGGCCGCGCGTGATCCGTTCCTGGCATCCCACGCATTCGGTGGCGGCGCTCGGCAGGGATGCAGCGGTGTTCACAGCCGGAGATGAGCGCTGGGATACGCCTTGCGCACGCGGGTCGGTCTATGGCAAGCTGCTGGACCGGGGAGCGGAGATTATGCTGCTCGGTGTGGATCTGCGGCGGAATACGTTCATTCACGGCATTGAAGAGTGGGTGGATATTCCCGGCCGGATGACGGACGGGCATGAGGATCTTTATACCGTGACACCTGAAGGGGAAGAGATCGCGGTGCCTTCGCGCAGACACTGCGGACTGTCCTGGTCGCAGCATTTTTGGAAGGTGGAATCTGTGCTGGAGGATGGCGGAGCGCTACGCAGGGGCAGCTTCGGTGATGCGGAGGTTATGCTCTGCGGCACCGTGGAGACCACCCGTATCCTGAGCGGCATGCTCAGAGAGAACCCGGATCTGTTCTCGGATAACGAGCCGCTCTTCGGGGAGAATGCGCCTGAGACGCTGCCGAAGACGAAGCGGGGGCTACTTTTACAGCCAGTACAGGAGCCTACTCGGGGTTAATCTTAGGCCGATATGTACAGGTCTCTGGCAGGTCTCTATCAATGTATGGTATATTATTCTCACAAAAAACATAGTAAGGAGATTGGAAATGACAAAAACTTTGATCTTTGGTCACAAAAACCCGGATACAGATACGATCTGCTCGGCCATTGCTTATGCGGCACTGAAGAAGGAACTGGGCTGGGATGCCGAGCCGGTCCGGCTTGGAGATATCAGCGGAGAGACGCAGTTCGCCCTCGACCACTTCGGGGTAGAGGCGCCGCGTCTGGTGGAGAACGTAGCCGGCGAAGCTGAACAAGTGATTCTGGTTGACCATAATGAACGCCAGCAAAGTGCGAATGATATCGATCAGGTTCGTGTGGTTGAGGTTATTGATCATCACCGGATTGCGAATTTTGAGACGGCCTATCCGCTGTATTACCGGGCTGAACCGGTGGGCTGTACGGCTACCATTCTGAATAAGCTGTACAAAGAGAATGGCGTGGCCATTCCTAAGAACATCGCCGGTCTGATGCTGTCCGCTATCATTTCCGATTCCTTGCTGTTCAAATCGCCGACCTGCACGGAGCAGGATGTAGCTGCTGCGCGTGAGCTGGCGGTCATTGCCGGAGTGGATGCTGATAGCTATGGGCTGGACATGCTCAAAGCCGGTGCAGACCTGAGTGACAAGAGCATTGCTCAACTGATCTCTCTGGATGCGAAGGAATTCAAGATGGGTGAATATAAAGTCGAGATTGCCCAGGTTAACGCTGTGGATGTGAATGATGTTCTGTCCAAGCAGGCGGAGCTGGAAGCGGCGCTTACCGCGATTATTGACGACAAGGGACTGGATCTGTTCCTGTTCGTGGTTACCGATATCCTGAACAACGATTCCGTGGGCCTCGCCCTGGGCCGCGTAGCTGGTGCTGTGGAGCAGGCTTACAATGTGAAGCTGGATGACAACAAGGCTGTGCTGAAGGGTGTAGTGTCCCGTAAATCACAGATTGTACCGATTCTTACCGAGACGATCGCTAAGCTGTAAAAGGGTCTCCTAAAGTAACCGGAGGCGTACATCCTCCATTATTTCCCGTAACCGGTTGTGCCTTTTCCTCAGGAAATTGTACAACCGGTTTTATTTTACAATTCACAGCAACTCCTTGCCCCCTGAAGGGTATAAACAGCATAGGACATTATAGAGGAGGACGGGAATAATGGGGAAGATGCGCAAGCTGGCGATTTCAACAATGTGCCTGATGCTGGTCTCGGGAGGAGGCCTGCTGTATGCTGCTGCGGGCAAAACAGATCTCTCATTCTATGTGAATAATACGCTGCTTAAGCAGCCTGCATTATCCTCGGAGGGCGGGGTCTATGTGCCTGTGGATCAGGTTTCTGAGAATATGCAGGCGATTGTATCCGTGGACGAGTCAGCGGGGACGGTCAAGATCTACAAGCCTAATGTGAACACGGTGCTGCTGGATGAGCAGGGCAAGATTTTCGGCAAAGTCAGAAGCGACACCAGCAATACCTTCTCTGCCCTGGTGCAGGTGGATGATCTCAAAACAGATATAACCGATCTGAAGATCACCATCACAGACCCGGCAGGCAAGACGGAAGTTGTGGATAACCAGCCGATCACAGAGAAGAAGGACAGCTTCTGGTTCAAATCGGCAGCGTATAATTATAAGGTTACCGACAAGGGGAACTATACGATCCAGGTGTATTTCAAGGATACTGCGTCCAAGAAATGGTTCATCGTTTCTGAATTGCAGATATCGACCACTTCATAATAACCATTAGGAGGCGATTCCATTGATTAAAATCTACCCGGCTGCGTCTGCGCACCAGTTCGATCTCGGCTGGCTGAAGGGCAGTCATGTATTCTCCTTCGGGGATTTCTATGATCCGGACAACACGGCATTCGGGCCGATGCGGGTCTGTAACGATGATACGATCGCTCCGGGAAAAGGCTTCGGCGCCCACCCGCACAGTGACATGGAGATTGTCTCGATTGTGCTGTCCGGCGTGCTTCGTCATGAGGACAACCTGGGCAATGTTGCGCAGACGTCCTTCGGCGGGATTCAGCGGATGTCGGCGGGCACCGGCGCGATTCATACGGAGCATAACCCTTCGGACAGTGAGCCCGTCCGTCTGCTTCAGCTATGGTTCATGCCCCGGACCCGTGGAACGGCTCCCTCCTATGCAACCGGACGCTTCGATCCGGCCAAGCTTGAAGGAAACCTGCTTCCGGTAGTAGCGGCTGAAGCGTCGGAGGAGATTGTCGATATAGCCCAGGATATGACGATTTATCTCGGAAAGGCTGGGGCAGGAGGGCAACTGGATTTCCGGCAGGAGCCGGGGCGGCGCAGCTTTGTATATCTGGTCGAAGGACAGCTTACCCTGAACGGGGATAATGTGCTGCAGCCGGGAGATTCGGCGAGAATCGAGGACATAGCACAGCTTGAGCTGAAGGCTGATGAGGATATACTGGTCATGGTGATTGATCTGCCGTAATGAGCGGCGGGATACAGACATGAAGGAGGAGCTAGGATGGCAGAACAGGAAAGAGTGCTGGTGAAGCATTCCGTCACCGGACGCATGCTAGTGAACAGCATGGAGGGAGTAGGGTACACCTTCGATGAGCAGGGCGGGCTGACCTTGATTACCCTGACGAATGTGGCGGCAGATAAGGGCGCTGCGGTAGTTGAGCTGAAGGCGGAGCTTAATGTATTCCGCTTCGAGGAGCCTGCGGACGGGCCGGTCATCAAGCATTGGTACTACGTTGGAGATCAGCCTGTAACCTATGATGCTGACTCCGGGCGCTTAACGATAGCTGTGCAGTCCGAAATCGAATACCGGCCAGATCAATACTGGGCCTGATCCCTTCGCAGACTAGACTCCACCACATGTGCTTACAACAGGCGTGAGGTTCGGGGTCTGCTGCACAAGATGGGGATTGTCTACGCTCCGGGTTAGAATTGTGAGAAATGTAGTAGTGCTCGCCGTGGATAATAAGGAAAATAGAACCAGGAATAATTTTGCATGAATGAAAGGCGGAGACCCATGGGAGCACTGCATATGAATACGGCTGCGATGAATTATGGAAGCAGGGAATCTTATTTTGACGGGAAGCTTATTGAGTACATTGGCTGGTGTCTGGCCGGCTGGCTGGTTACCGTATGTACCTTCGGCATCTGCTATCCCTGGTCTGTAGTAATGCTCTACCGCTGGAAGGTCGAGCATACCGTGGTGGAAGGCCAGCGCCTGCGGTTCGACGGTACAGCCGTCAGCCTGTTCGGACAATGGATCAAGTGGTTCCTGTTGACGGTGATTACACTCGGGATCTACGGCTTCTGGGTTGTCATTAAGCTGGAGCAGTGGAGAACGAAGCACACCCACTTCCAATAAGAAGTCGCGTGCTTCAAGTATACGCAAGATGCTAAGAGCCATCCTCCGGTTATGGAGGATGGCTCTTCTGCGTAGATTCTTGGAGCAAGACACGGCCTGTACAGCCAGCTTGCGGGTTGTTTATTGAGCTTTTTGCGGTTCGGGATAAGTAACGCCAAGGGTATCTACCGTTACCTTCTTCATCACCGGCGGCTGATCCGGCCGGTCATTCTGGCCACGCGGCAGACTGACGATAGCTTGGACCGCTTCGAGTCCTTCAGTAACCTTACCGAAGGCAGCGTAATCGCCGTCCAGGCTTGGATAAGCAGCGGCCATAATGAAGAACTGGGAGCCAGCAGAGTTCATATCCTTGCTTCTCGCCATAGACAGCACACCCTCTGTATGCAGCAGATTGTTAGTGAATCCGTTGTTATTGAATTCTCCGGCAATGCTGTAGTCCGGTCCGCCCGCTCCTGTGCCATCGGGGTCCCCGCCCTGGATCATGAAGCCCGGAATGACCCGGTGGAAGATGGTTCCGTCATAGAAGCCCTTCTTGATCAATGAAATGAAGTTGTTGACCGTATTGGGGGCAACCTCGGGATACAGCTCGGCCTTAATGACGGCGCCGTTATCCATCTCAATCGTAACCACCGGATGACTGGCAGTGGCTGAAGGCACACCTTCTGTAACGGCGGCGCTCTCCTGCGGTGCTGCTGTAGCCTCGCTGCCCGCTCCGGTACTGCTGTTACCATATCCGGCGGCATTATTATTCACTGGCTTGTTGCCGCAGCCCGCCAGAATGACGAGCATCAGGCACATCATCGCAAGCAGGATGACGGGTTTTTTTGTGATAGACTTCACTTCAGAATCTCTCCTTTTATCCAAATATAAGAATTTCTATGTTGCACACGATAAATTATCCTTCTATTTCTCGCTGAAACGGTACCTTCCTTTAAAAGGACGGCAAAGCCGTTTCCACTTGTTGAATAATCTGGTGCATTCACCTCTGTATCATACCTTCTTTGTCCTGCTTCTGGCAAAGCCTGCTTCTGCGGCCGGACGGATGCGGTTATTTGGGTGCGGGCTGCTCTTTGGCGGCGGCGAGTGTCGTTCCTTCAGGAACCGGCAGTAAGGCGCTTTTGGAGATGCCGATGAGCTGGGAGCTGTAGATTCCGCTGTGCCCGGAGAACAGATAGCTGATGACGCAGGCAATGAACATATAGACCGCTCCGCCGGAGCCGAACAGCTCGATGCCCATAATGAAGCAGGCAAGCGGTGTATTGGTTGCTCCGCAGAAGACAGCGATGAAGCCAAGCGAAGCCAGAAAAGGCCCATATAGATGAAGCACTCCGGCCAGTGTGCTCCCCAGAGAAGCTCCAATAGCGAATAGCGGCGTCACTTCGCCGCCCTGGAAGCCGGCCCCCAGGGTGAAGGCGGTGAAGATAAGCTTCCACAGAAAGGCGAAGGGCGATACGCCGTCTTCGAAGGAGCTGCTGATCAGCGGAAGGCCCAGCCCCAGATAGTCCCTGGAACCGGCTATGTAGACCAGGGCGATGATGATCAGCCCGCCGGCGGCACTTTTGAGCATAGGATTACGGATTATGGCGGTGAAGGTCCGCTTCAGGTAATGGGTAAGCTCACTGAACAGCAGGCTGCACAAGCCGAACAGGATGGAGGCGAAAATAACCTTGACCAGCACCAGCGCATCCATACCGGGGAAGACATCCACCTGATAGTGGATATGGTGAACGCCCCACAA
This genomic interval from Paenibacillus sp. FSL H8-0332 contains the following:
- a CDS encoding voltage-gated chloride channel family protein, coding for MKRKYERWAALAARRSQLALWSTFVKWVILGGMVGLLAGSASALFLASLNAVTQVRLEHAWLLFLLPAGGALVSGMYMRYGKSSSKGNNLILEQIRQGNEAIPLRMAPLVLGGTLITHLFGGSAGREGTAVQMGGSLADALGRWLRIGPLDRRILLMCGISGGFGSIFGTPLAGTVFGLEVIAIGLISHKALLPCFAASFTGDLVASRLWGVHHIHYQVDVFPGMDALVLVKVIFASILFGLCSLLFSELTHYLKRTFTAIIRNPMLKSAAGGLIIIALVYIAGSRDYLGLGLPLISSSFEDGVSPFAFLWKLIFTAFTLGAGFQGGEVTPLFAIGASLGSTLAGVLHLYGPFLASLGFIAVFCGATNTPLACFIMGIELFGSGGAVYMFIACVISYLFSGHSGIYSSQLIGISKSALLPVPEGTTLAAAKEQPAPK